One Kribbella sp. NBC_00662 genomic region harbors:
- a CDS encoding ABC transporter permease, producing the protein MATSTEARSTVRSATHKRTRSAKNAVGLGLRMRRNWQLYAMLALPLLWLAIFAYWPMYGVIIAFKDYNVVQGIWGSPWAGMKYFDRFVESYQFWRLIKNTVYLHVYELVATFPLPIILALCLNTVRKKWFSRASQLITYAPHFISTVVVVGLLVVLTSPNTGVTNKFIGLFGFGPANLMGDSGMFRHLYVWSGAWQTMGFAAIIYLAALTSVPPELHEAAIVDGASRLRRMWHIDLPAIVPVAVILLILDIGRILSVGFEKVLLMQNSLNLDVAEVIDTYVYKIGLASAVPQFSYATAIGLFRSVIGLVLLVLANTFARRFAKSSLW; encoded by the coding sequence ATGGCGACCTCGACAGAAGCTCGCTCGACCGTCCGGTCCGCTACCCACAAGCGGACCCGGAGCGCGAAGAACGCGGTCGGCCTGGGGCTGCGGATGCGCCGCAACTGGCAGCTGTACGCGATGCTGGCGTTGCCGCTGCTCTGGCTGGCGATCTTCGCCTACTGGCCGATGTACGGCGTGATCATCGCGTTCAAGGACTACAACGTGGTGCAGGGGATCTGGGGCAGCCCGTGGGCCGGGATGAAGTACTTCGACCGGTTCGTGGAGTCGTACCAGTTCTGGCGGCTGATCAAGAACACCGTGTACCTGCACGTCTACGAACTGGTGGCGACGTTCCCGTTGCCGATCATCCTCGCGCTCTGCCTGAACACCGTGCGGAAGAAATGGTTCAGCCGTGCGTCGCAGCTGATCACCTACGCGCCGCACTTCATCTCCACCGTGGTCGTGGTGGGTCTGCTCGTCGTCCTGACCAGCCCGAACACCGGAGTGACCAACAAGTTCATCGGTCTGTTCGGATTCGGTCCGGCCAACCTGATGGGCGACTCCGGGATGTTCCGGCACCTCTACGTGTGGTCCGGCGCGTGGCAGACGATGGGGTTCGCCGCGATCATCTACCTGGCCGCGCTGACCAGCGTGCCGCCGGAGCTGCACGAGGCGGCGATCGTGGACGGGGCGTCGCGGTTGCGGCGGATGTGGCATATCGACCTGCCGGCGATCGTGCCGGTCGCGGTGATCCTGCTGATCCTGGACATCGGCCGGATCCTGTCCGTCGGGTTCGAGAAGGTGCTGCTGATGCAGAACAGCCTGAACCTCGACGTCGCGGAGGTGATCGACACCTACGTCTACAAGATCGGTCTGGCGTCGGCGGTGCCGCAGTTCAGTTATGCGACGGCGATCGGACTGTTCAGATCGGTGATCGGATTGGTGTTACTCGTGCTGGCGAACACCTTTGCCCGGCGGTTCGCCAAGTCCAGCCTGTGGTGA
- a CDS encoding polysaccharide biosynthesis protein, whose amino-acid sequence MTSGTTQPQAPRSAFLRSATVVAVAMAIMNVAAYGFTLIASRRLMPEQFGAITALLGLLLIGNVASLGLQAAGARQLATHTGDGAAALADAMLHAGRRSALGLTALCLVLTPLFMWLLHIDSVVAILLLAPTLGSLTLMGSQLGVLQGSKRWTELAAVYFSTGVGRLVLGGGALLIHPSLDWAMAGLALGAAVPAALGQFFLRGSSGSTSQQVKTVLRESVHGTHTLLAFFALANADVLFARALLDEKDSGYYAAGLIIAKACLFLPQFVIVLVFPSLANSPGDTVRLRRAIMAVAGLGVCAVVGTLILPGIVVEVIGGKEKYAPLGPYTWMFAVAGSAYAVLQLVVYAAIAQQEKRAALAIWIGLVVLAAAAGIVLGTGIATGLNGVKVLVAMTSTCALLLSAVLATGLHRQASD is encoded by the coding sequence ATGACGTCGGGCACCACCCAACCCCAGGCGCCCCGCAGTGCCTTCCTGCGCAGCGCCACCGTGGTCGCCGTCGCGATGGCCATCATGAACGTGGCCGCCTACGGGTTCACACTGATCGCCTCCCGGCGGCTGATGCCGGAGCAGTTCGGAGCGATCACCGCCCTGCTGGGTCTGCTGCTGATCGGCAACGTCGCCTCACTCGGTCTGCAAGCCGCCGGCGCTCGCCAGCTCGCCACGCACACCGGCGACGGCGCTGCCGCGCTGGCCGACGCGATGCTGCACGCGGGCCGTCGGTCCGCCCTGGGACTCACCGCGCTCTGCCTGGTACTGACGCCGCTGTTCATGTGGCTGCTCCACATCGACTCGGTCGTCGCGATCCTGCTGCTCGCCCCGACGCTGGGCAGCCTGACGCTGATGGGCTCGCAGCTCGGCGTACTGCAGGGCAGCAAGCGCTGGACTGAGCTGGCCGCGGTCTACTTCTCGACCGGCGTCGGCCGGCTGGTGCTCGGCGGCGGTGCACTGCTCATCCACCCGTCGCTCGACTGGGCCATGGCCGGTCTCGCGCTCGGCGCCGCCGTACCGGCCGCGCTGGGTCAATTCTTCCTCCGCGGATCCAGTGGCTCGACCAGCCAGCAGGTCAAGACCGTACTGCGGGAGTCGGTGCACGGCACGCACACGCTGCTCGCGTTCTTCGCGCTCGCGAACGCGGATGTGCTTTTCGCCCGCGCCCTGCTCGACGAGAAGGACAGCGGGTACTACGCGGCCGGTCTGATCATCGCGAAGGCCTGTCTGTTCCTGCCGCAGTTCGTCATCGTGCTCGTGTTCCCGTCGCTGGCCAACTCTCCCGGTGACACGGTCCGGCTGCGGCGAGCGATCATGGCCGTCGCGGGCCTGGGTGTCTGCGCGGTCGTCGGTACGTTGATCCTGCCCGGCATCGTCGTCGAGGTCATTGGCGGCAAGGAGAAGTACGCGCCACTCGGCCCGTACACCTGGATGTTCGCAGTCGCCGGCTCCGCGTACGCCGTCCTCCAGCTCGTCGTGTACGCCGCAATCGCGCAACAGGAGAAGCGCGCCGCACTGGCGATCTGGATCGGCCTCGTCGTACTCGCGGCGGCGGCAGGGATCGTGCTCGGCACCGGCATCGCCACCGGCCTGAACGGCGTGAAGGTGCTGGTCGCGATGACCAGCACCTGCGCGCTCCTGCTGTCGGCCGTCCTCGCGACCGGACTGCATCGCCAGGCCAGCGACTAG